A section of the Vidua macroura isolate BioBank_ID:100142 chromosome 23, ASM2450914v1, whole genome shotgun sequence genome encodes:
- the ZNF362 gene encoding zinc finger protein 362 isoform X1, with translation MSGVPTHPGGAHSEKRPTCSTRSQLELEMDADKGKQRQYSQRMAEPRFNNPYFWPPPPTMPSQLDNLVLINKIKEQLMAEKIRPPHLPPTSVASQQPLLVPPSPAESSQSIMSLPKLQQVPGLHPQAVPQPDVALHARPATSTVTGLGLASRAPAVSTSESSPGTGTTTPSTPTSTSQSRLIASSPTLISGITSPPLLDSIKTIQGHGLLGAPKAERGRKKIKAENPSGPPVLVVPYPILASGETAKEGKTYRCKVCPLTFFTKSEMQIHSKSHTEAKPHKCPHCSKSFANASYLAQHLRIHLGVKPYHCSYCEKSFRQLSHLQQHTRIHTGDRPYKCPHPGCEKAFTQLSNLQSHQRQHNKDKPYKCPNCYRAYTDSASLQIHLSAHAIKHAKAYCCSMCGRAYTSETYLMKHMSKHTVVEHLVSQHSPQRTESPGIPVRISLI, from the exons ATGTCCGGTGTGCCCACCCATCCTGGGGGAGCCCACTCTG AAAAACGCCCCACGTGCAGCACCCGGTCTCAGCTAGAGCTGGAGATGGACGCGGATAAGGGGAAGCAACGCCAGTACTCGCAGAG gATGGCGGAGCCTCGCTTCAACAACCCCTACTTCTGGCCGCCCCCCCCCACCATGCCCAGCCAG CTGGACAACCTGGTCCTGATCAACAAAATCAAGGAGCAGTTGATGGCGGAGAAGATCCGCCCTCCGCACCTGCCTCCCACCTCGGTGGCCTCGCAGCAGCCCCTTCTGGTGCCCCCCTCGcctgctgagagcagccagTCCATCATGTCCCTGCCGAAGCTGCAGCAGGTGCCGGGGCTGCACCCCCAGGCCGTGCCCCAGCCTGACGTGGCCCTGCACGCCCGGCCGGCCACCAGCACCGTCACAG GGTTGGGGCTGGCATCCCGTGCACCGGCCGTCAGCACCTCGGAATCCAGCCCGGGAACAGGGACCACCACCCCCTCGACCCCCACCTCCACCAGTCAGAGCCGCCTCATCGCCTCCTCGCCCACCCTAATCTCAGGAATCACCAGCCCCCCCCTCCTCGACTCCATCAAGACAATCCAGGGCCACGGCTTGCTGGGAGCGCCCAAGGCTGAGCGGGGCCGGAAAAAGATCAAGGCGGAGAACCCTTCGGGACCGCCGGTGCTGGTGGTGCCCTACCCCATCCTGGCCTCAGGGGAGACGGCCAAAGAGGGGAAGACATACAG GTGTAAGGTCTGCCCCTTGACGTTCTTCACCAAGTCGGAGATGCAGATCCACTCCAAGTCGCACACAGAGGCCAAGCCCCACAAGTGCCCCCACTGCTCCAAGTCCTTCGCCAATGCCTCCTACCTGGCCCAGCACCTGCGCATCCACCTGGGCGTCAAACCCTACCACTGCTCCTACTGTGAGAAGTCCTTCCGCCAGCTctcccacctccagcagcacaccCG AATCCACACCGGCGACAGACCCTACAAGTGCCCGCACCCCGGCTGCGAGAAGGCCTTCACCCAGCTCTCCAACCTCCAG tCCCACCAGCGCCAGCACAACAAGGATAAGCCCTACAAGTGCCCCAACTGCTACCGGGCGTACACGGACTCGGCCTCGCTGCAGATCCACCTGTCTGCGCACGCCATCAAGCACGCCAAGGCCTATTGCTGCAGCATGTGCGGCCGTGCCTACACCTCG GAGACCTATCTGATGAAGCACATGTCCAAACACACGGTGGTGGAGCACCTGGTCAGCCAGCACTCGCCGCAGCGGACGGAGTCACCCGGCATTCCCGTACGGATCTCCCTCATCTAa
- the ZNF362 gene encoding zinc finger protein 362 isoform X3 has product MAVEKRPTCSTRSQLELEMDADKGKQRQYSQRMAEPRFNNPYFWPPPPTMPSQLDNLVLINKIKEQLMAEKIRPPHLPPTSVASQQPLLVPPSPAESSQSIMSLPKLQQVPGLHPQAVPQPDVALHARPATSTVTGLGLASRAPAVSTSESSPGTGTTTPSTPTSTSQSRLIASSPTLISGITSPPLLDSIKTIQGHGLLGAPKAERGRKKIKAENPSGPPVLVVPYPILASGETAKEGKTYRCKVCPLTFFTKSEMQIHSKSHTEAKPHKCPHCSKSFANASYLAQHLRIHLGVKPYHCSYCEKSFRQLSHLQQHTRIHTGDRPYKCPHPGCEKAFTQLSNLQSHQRQHNKDKPYKCPNCYRAYTDSASLQIHLSAHAIKHAKAYCCSMCGRAYTSETYLMKHMSKHTVVEHLVSQHSPQRTESPGIPVRISLI; this is encoded by the exons ATGGCTGTCG AAAAACGCCCCACGTGCAGCACCCGGTCTCAGCTAGAGCTGGAGATGGACGCGGATAAGGGGAAGCAACGCCAGTACTCGCAGAG gATGGCGGAGCCTCGCTTCAACAACCCCTACTTCTGGCCGCCCCCCCCCACCATGCCCAGCCAG CTGGACAACCTGGTCCTGATCAACAAAATCAAGGAGCAGTTGATGGCGGAGAAGATCCGCCCTCCGCACCTGCCTCCCACCTCGGTGGCCTCGCAGCAGCCCCTTCTGGTGCCCCCCTCGcctgctgagagcagccagTCCATCATGTCCCTGCCGAAGCTGCAGCAGGTGCCGGGGCTGCACCCCCAGGCCGTGCCCCAGCCTGACGTGGCCCTGCACGCCCGGCCGGCCACCAGCACCGTCACAG GGTTGGGGCTGGCATCCCGTGCACCGGCCGTCAGCACCTCGGAATCCAGCCCGGGAACAGGGACCACCACCCCCTCGACCCCCACCTCCACCAGTCAGAGCCGCCTCATCGCCTCCTCGCCCACCCTAATCTCAGGAATCACCAGCCCCCCCCTCCTCGACTCCATCAAGACAATCCAGGGCCACGGCTTGCTGGGAGCGCCCAAGGCTGAGCGGGGCCGGAAAAAGATCAAGGCGGAGAACCCTTCGGGACCGCCGGTGCTGGTGGTGCCCTACCCCATCCTGGCCTCAGGGGAGACGGCCAAAGAGGGGAAGACATACAG GTGTAAGGTCTGCCCCTTGACGTTCTTCACCAAGTCGGAGATGCAGATCCACTCCAAGTCGCACACAGAGGCCAAGCCCCACAAGTGCCCCCACTGCTCCAAGTCCTTCGCCAATGCCTCCTACCTGGCCCAGCACCTGCGCATCCACCTGGGCGTCAAACCCTACCACTGCTCCTACTGTGAGAAGTCCTTCCGCCAGCTctcccacctccagcagcacaccCG AATCCACACCGGCGACAGACCCTACAAGTGCCCGCACCCCGGCTGCGAGAAGGCCTTCACCCAGCTCTCCAACCTCCAG tCCCACCAGCGCCAGCACAACAAGGATAAGCCCTACAAGTGCCCCAACTGCTACCGGGCGTACACGGACTCGGCCTCGCTGCAGATCCACCTGTCTGCGCACGCCATCAAGCACGCCAAGGCCTATTGCTGCAGCATGTGCGGCCGTGCCTACACCTCG GAGACCTATCTGATGAAGCACATGTCCAAACACACGGTGGTGGAGCACCTGGTCAGCCAGCACTCGCCGCAGCGGACGGAGTCACCCGGCATTCCCGTACGGATCTCCCTCATCTAa
- the ZNF362 gene encoding zinc finger protein 362 isoform X2, with product MEKLIAAEQKRPTCSTRSQLELEMDADKGKQRQYSQRMAEPRFNNPYFWPPPPTMPSQLDNLVLINKIKEQLMAEKIRPPHLPPTSVASQQPLLVPPSPAESSQSIMSLPKLQQVPGLHPQAVPQPDVALHARPATSTVTGLGLASRAPAVSTSESSPGTGTTTPSTPTSTSQSRLIASSPTLISGITSPPLLDSIKTIQGHGLLGAPKAERGRKKIKAENPSGPPVLVVPYPILASGETAKEGKTYRCKVCPLTFFTKSEMQIHSKSHTEAKPHKCPHCSKSFANASYLAQHLRIHLGVKPYHCSYCEKSFRQLSHLQQHTRIHTGDRPYKCPHPGCEKAFTQLSNLQSHQRQHNKDKPYKCPNCYRAYTDSASLQIHLSAHAIKHAKAYCCSMCGRAYTSETYLMKHMSKHTVVEHLVSQHSPQRTESPGIPVRISLI from the exons ATGGAAAAGTTAATTGCAGCCGAAC AAAAACGCCCCACGTGCAGCACCCGGTCTCAGCTAGAGCTGGAGATGGACGCGGATAAGGGGAAGCAACGCCAGTACTCGCAGAG gATGGCGGAGCCTCGCTTCAACAACCCCTACTTCTGGCCGCCCCCCCCCACCATGCCCAGCCAG CTGGACAACCTGGTCCTGATCAACAAAATCAAGGAGCAGTTGATGGCGGAGAAGATCCGCCCTCCGCACCTGCCTCCCACCTCGGTGGCCTCGCAGCAGCCCCTTCTGGTGCCCCCCTCGcctgctgagagcagccagTCCATCATGTCCCTGCCGAAGCTGCAGCAGGTGCCGGGGCTGCACCCCCAGGCCGTGCCCCAGCCTGACGTGGCCCTGCACGCCCGGCCGGCCACCAGCACCGTCACAG GGTTGGGGCTGGCATCCCGTGCACCGGCCGTCAGCACCTCGGAATCCAGCCCGGGAACAGGGACCACCACCCCCTCGACCCCCACCTCCACCAGTCAGAGCCGCCTCATCGCCTCCTCGCCCACCCTAATCTCAGGAATCACCAGCCCCCCCCTCCTCGACTCCATCAAGACAATCCAGGGCCACGGCTTGCTGGGAGCGCCCAAGGCTGAGCGGGGCCGGAAAAAGATCAAGGCGGAGAACCCTTCGGGACCGCCGGTGCTGGTGGTGCCCTACCCCATCCTGGCCTCAGGGGAGACGGCCAAAGAGGGGAAGACATACAG GTGTAAGGTCTGCCCCTTGACGTTCTTCACCAAGTCGGAGATGCAGATCCACTCCAAGTCGCACACAGAGGCCAAGCCCCACAAGTGCCCCCACTGCTCCAAGTCCTTCGCCAATGCCTCCTACCTGGCCCAGCACCTGCGCATCCACCTGGGCGTCAAACCCTACCACTGCTCCTACTGTGAGAAGTCCTTCCGCCAGCTctcccacctccagcagcacaccCG AATCCACACCGGCGACAGACCCTACAAGTGCCCGCACCCCGGCTGCGAGAAGGCCTTCACCCAGCTCTCCAACCTCCAG tCCCACCAGCGCCAGCACAACAAGGATAAGCCCTACAAGTGCCCCAACTGCTACCGGGCGTACACGGACTCGGCCTCGCTGCAGATCCACCTGTCTGCGCACGCCATCAAGCACGCCAAGGCCTATTGCTGCAGCATGTGCGGCCGTGCCTACACCTCG GAGACCTATCTGATGAAGCACATGTCCAAACACACGGTGGTGGAGCACCTGGTCAGCCAGCACTCGCCGCAGCGGACGGAGTCACCCGGCATTCCCGTACGGATCTCCCTCATCTAa
- the ZNF362 gene encoding zinc finger protein 362 isoform X4: MDADKGKQRQYSQRMAEPRFNNPYFWPPPPTMPSQLDNLVLINKIKEQLMAEKIRPPHLPPTSVASQQPLLVPPSPAESSQSIMSLPKLQQVPGLHPQAVPQPDVALHARPATSTVTGLGLASRAPAVSTSESSPGTGTTTPSTPTSTSQSRLIASSPTLISGITSPPLLDSIKTIQGHGLLGAPKAERGRKKIKAENPSGPPVLVVPYPILASGETAKEGKTYRCKVCPLTFFTKSEMQIHSKSHTEAKPHKCPHCSKSFANASYLAQHLRIHLGVKPYHCSYCEKSFRQLSHLQQHTRIHTGDRPYKCPHPGCEKAFTQLSNLQSHQRQHNKDKPYKCPNCYRAYTDSASLQIHLSAHAIKHAKAYCCSMCGRAYTSETYLMKHMSKHTVVEHLVSQHSPQRTESPGIPVRISLI; encoded by the exons ATGGACGCGGATAAGGGGAAGCAACGCCAGTACTCGCAGAG gATGGCGGAGCCTCGCTTCAACAACCCCTACTTCTGGCCGCCCCCCCCCACCATGCCCAGCCAG CTGGACAACCTGGTCCTGATCAACAAAATCAAGGAGCAGTTGATGGCGGAGAAGATCCGCCCTCCGCACCTGCCTCCCACCTCGGTGGCCTCGCAGCAGCCCCTTCTGGTGCCCCCCTCGcctgctgagagcagccagTCCATCATGTCCCTGCCGAAGCTGCAGCAGGTGCCGGGGCTGCACCCCCAGGCCGTGCCCCAGCCTGACGTGGCCCTGCACGCCCGGCCGGCCACCAGCACCGTCACAG GGTTGGGGCTGGCATCCCGTGCACCGGCCGTCAGCACCTCGGAATCCAGCCCGGGAACAGGGACCACCACCCCCTCGACCCCCACCTCCACCAGTCAGAGCCGCCTCATCGCCTCCTCGCCCACCCTAATCTCAGGAATCACCAGCCCCCCCCTCCTCGACTCCATCAAGACAATCCAGGGCCACGGCTTGCTGGGAGCGCCCAAGGCTGAGCGGGGCCGGAAAAAGATCAAGGCGGAGAACCCTTCGGGACCGCCGGTGCTGGTGGTGCCCTACCCCATCCTGGCCTCAGGGGAGACGGCCAAAGAGGGGAAGACATACAG GTGTAAGGTCTGCCCCTTGACGTTCTTCACCAAGTCGGAGATGCAGATCCACTCCAAGTCGCACACAGAGGCCAAGCCCCACAAGTGCCCCCACTGCTCCAAGTCCTTCGCCAATGCCTCCTACCTGGCCCAGCACCTGCGCATCCACCTGGGCGTCAAACCCTACCACTGCTCCTACTGTGAGAAGTCCTTCCGCCAGCTctcccacctccagcagcacaccCG AATCCACACCGGCGACAGACCCTACAAGTGCCCGCACCCCGGCTGCGAGAAGGCCTTCACCCAGCTCTCCAACCTCCAG tCCCACCAGCGCCAGCACAACAAGGATAAGCCCTACAAGTGCCCCAACTGCTACCGGGCGTACACGGACTCGGCCTCGCTGCAGATCCACCTGTCTGCGCACGCCATCAAGCACGCCAAGGCCTATTGCTGCAGCATGTGCGGCCGTGCCTACACCTCG GAGACCTATCTGATGAAGCACATGTCCAAACACACGGTGGTGGAGCACCTGGTCAGCCAGCACTCGCCGCAGCGGACGGAGTCACCCGGCATTCCCGTACGGATCTCCCTCATCTAa
- the ZNF362 gene encoding zinc finger protein 362 isoform X6 → MDFTPNFPASSPSLSFPNSLGMSGAIKKNPLFFIFIFLFFFVVFSLFSGKTPRSHGSEKRPTCSTRSQLELEMDADKGKQRQYSQRMAEPRFNNPYFWPPPPTMPSQLDNLVLINKIKEQLMAEKIRPPHLPPTSVASQQPLLVPPSPAESSQSIMSLPKLQQVPGLHPQAVPQPDVALHARPATSTVTGLGLASRAPAVSTSESSPGTGTTTPSTPTSTSQSRLIASSPTLISGITSPPLLDSIKTIQGHGLLGAPKAERGRKKIKAENPSGPPVLVVPYPILASGETAKEGKTYRCKVCPLTFFTKSEMQIHSKSHTEAKPHKCPHCSKSFANASYLAQHLRIHLGVKPYHCSYCEKSFRQLSHLQQHTRIHTGDRPYKCPHPGCEKAFTQLSNLQSHQRQHNKDKPYKCPNCYRAYTDSASLQIHLSAHAIKHAKAYCCSMCGRAYTSETYLMKHMSKHTVVEHLVSQHSPQRTESPGIPVRISLI, encoded by the exons ATGGATTTCACCCCCAATTTTCCAGCCAGCTCCCCATCCCTCAGCTTTCCCAACAGCTTGGGGATGAGCGGGgctataaaaaaaaacccactatttttta tttttattttcctctttttttttgttgttttctctctattttCAGGCAAAACCCCACGTTCCCACGGGTCGG AAAAACGCCCCACGTGCAGCACCCGGTCTCAGCTAGAGCTGGAGATGGACGCGGATAAGGGGAAGCAACGCCAGTACTCGCAGAG gATGGCGGAGCCTCGCTTCAACAACCCCTACTTCTGGCCGCCCCCCCCCACCATGCCCAGCCAG CTGGACAACCTGGTCCTGATCAACAAAATCAAGGAGCAGTTGATGGCGGAGAAGATCCGCCCTCCGCACCTGCCTCCCACCTCGGTGGCCTCGCAGCAGCCCCTTCTGGTGCCCCCCTCGcctgctgagagcagccagTCCATCATGTCCCTGCCGAAGCTGCAGCAGGTGCCGGGGCTGCACCCCCAGGCCGTGCCCCAGCCTGACGTGGCCCTGCACGCCCGGCCGGCCACCAGCACCGTCACAG GGTTGGGGCTGGCATCCCGTGCACCGGCCGTCAGCACCTCGGAATCCAGCCCGGGAACAGGGACCACCACCCCCTCGACCCCCACCTCCACCAGTCAGAGCCGCCTCATCGCCTCCTCGCCCACCCTAATCTCAGGAATCACCAGCCCCCCCCTCCTCGACTCCATCAAGACAATCCAGGGCCACGGCTTGCTGGGAGCGCCCAAGGCTGAGCGGGGCCGGAAAAAGATCAAGGCGGAGAACCCTTCGGGACCGCCGGTGCTGGTGGTGCCCTACCCCATCCTGGCCTCAGGGGAGACGGCCAAAGAGGGGAAGACATACAG GTGTAAGGTCTGCCCCTTGACGTTCTTCACCAAGTCGGAGATGCAGATCCACTCCAAGTCGCACACAGAGGCCAAGCCCCACAAGTGCCCCCACTGCTCCAAGTCCTTCGCCAATGCCTCCTACCTGGCCCAGCACCTGCGCATCCACCTGGGCGTCAAACCCTACCACTGCTCCTACTGTGAGAAGTCCTTCCGCCAGCTctcccacctccagcagcacaccCG AATCCACACCGGCGACAGACCCTACAAGTGCCCGCACCCCGGCTGCGAGAAGGCCTTCACCCAGCTCTCCAACCTCCAG tCCCACCAGCGCCAGCACAACAAGGATAAGCCCTACAAGTGCCCCAACTGCTACCGGGCGTACACGGACTCGGCCTCGCTGCAGATCCACCTGTCTGCGCACGCCATCAAGCACGCCAAGGCCTATTGCTGCAGCATGTGCGGCCGTGCCTACACCTCG GAGACCTATCTGATGAAGCACATGTCCAAACACACGGTGGTGGAGCACCTGGTCAGCCAGCACTCGCCGCAGCGGACGGAGTCACCCGGCATTCCCGTACGGATCTCCCTCATCTAa
- the ZNF362 gene encoding zinc finger protein 362 isoform X5, whose amino-acid sequence MAEPRFNNPYFWPPPPTMPSQLDNLVLINKIKEQLMAEKIRPPHLPPTSVASQQPLLVPPSPAESSQSIMSLPKLQQVPGLHPQAVPQPDVALHARPATSTVTGLGLASRAPAVSTSESSPGTGTTTPSTPTSTSQSRLIASSPTLISGITSPPLLDSIKTIQGHGLLGAPKAERGRKKIKAENPSGPPVLVVPYPILASGETAKEGKTYRCKVCPLTFFTKSEMQIHSKSHTEAKPHKCPHCSKSFANASYLAQHLRIHLGVKPYHCSYCEKSFRQLSHLQQHTRIHTGDRPYKCPHPGCEKAFTQLSNLQSHQRQHNKDKPYKCPNCYRAYTDSASLQIHLSAHAIKHAKAYCCSMCGRAYTSETYLMKHMSKHTVVEHLVSQHSPQRTESPGIPVRISLI is encoded by the exons ATGGCGGAGCCTCGCTTCAACAACCCCTACTTCTGGCCGCCCCCCCCCACCATGCCCAGCCAG CTGGACAACCTGGTCCTGATCAACAAAATCAAGGAGCAGTTGATGGCGGAGAAGATCCGCCCTCCGCACCTGCCTCCCACCTCGGTGGCCTCGCAGCAGCCCCTTCTGGTGCCCCCCTCGcctgctgagagcagccagTCCATCATGTCCCTGCCGAAGCTGCAGCAGGTGCCGGGGCTGCACCCCCAGGCCGTGCCCCAGCCTGACGTGGCCCTGCACGCCCGGCCGGCCACCAGCACCGTCACAG GGTTGGGGCTGGCATCCCGTGCACCGGCCGTCAGCACCTCGGAATCCAGCCCGGGAACAGGGACCACCACCCCCTCGACCCCCACCTCCACCAGTCAGAGCCGCCTCATCGCCTCCTCGCCCACCCTAATCTCAGGAATCACCAGCCCCCCCCTCCTCGACTCCATCAAGACAATCCAGGGCCACGGCTTGCTGGGAGCGCCCAAGGCTGAGCGGGGCCGGAAAAAGATCAAGGCGGAGAACCCTTCGGGACCGCCGGTGCTGGTGGTGCCCTACCCCATCCTGGCCTCAGGGGAGACGGCCAAAGAGGGGAAGACATACAG GTGTAAGGTCTGCCCCTTGACGTTCTTCACCAAGTCGGAGATGCAGATCCACTCCAAGTCGCACACAGAGGCCAAGCCCCACAAGTGCCCCCACTGCTCCAAGTCCTTCGCCAATGCCTCCTACCTGGCCCAGCACCTGCGCATCCACCTGGGCGTCAAACCCTACCACTGCTCCTACTGTGAGAAGTCCTTCCGCCAGCTctcccacctccagcagcacaccCG AATCCACACCGGCGACAGACCCTACAAGTGCCCGCACCCCGGCTGCGAGAAGGCCTTCACCCAGCTCTCCAACCTCCAG tCCCACCAGCGCCAGCACAACAAGGATAAGCCCTACAAGTGCCCCAACTGCTACCGGGCGTACACGGACTCGGCCTCGCTGCAGATCCACCTGTCTGCGCACGCCATCAAGCACGCCAAGGCCTATTGCTGCAGCATGTGCGGCCGTGCCTACACCTCG GAGACCTATCTGATGAAGCACATGTCCAAACACACGGTGGTGGAGCACCTGGTCAGCCAGCACTCGCCGCAGCGGACGGAGTCACCCGGCATTCCCGTACGGATCTCCCTCATCTAa